In the genome of Mycoplasma nasistruthionis, the window GCATTATCCATACCAAATAAAACGCTATTATTTTTGTCCATAAAAATCCTTTTGTTTATATATAAATAATTTTAATATTTTTTGCCGAATAGCATCATAAAAGAACTAATAAAAAACTAAGTGCTAAATAGTCAACATAAAATGTGGTAATTTCAAATTTTTTGCCATATTTCTAAAATTAGCCATTGTTAAAAGTGACAAAATTCACAATAATAAAAATCTTAATTTGACTTTTCTGTCAATTATCAGAAACTATTAATTAGTTTATAATTTACTAAATAACAATTTATATAAATTTTTATTAAAACAAGGAGACTAAATGTCAGCAATTAAAAAAATTCATGCACGTGAAATTCTAGACTCACGTGGTAACCCAACTGTTGAAGTTGAAGTTTATACTGAATTTGGTGGATACGGTATTGCTAAAGTTCCATCAGGTGCATCAACAGGTTCAAGAGAAGCTTTAGAATTAAGAGATAAAGGTTCTGTTTATGAATCAAATTGATTCGGTGGAAAAGGTGTTATGTTAGCAGTTGATCACGTTAACAACGATATCGCTCCACACTTATTAGGTATGGAAGTTACTGAACAACGTAAAATTGATATGAAAATGTGTCAATTAGACGGTACAGAAAACAAATCAAAATTTGGTGCTAACGCTATTTTAGGAGTATCATTAGCTGTTGCTAGAGCTGCTGCTAATGAATTACAAGTTCCTTTATATAAATACTTAGGCGGATTTAACGCCCATGAATTACCTGTTCCAATGTTAAATGTTATTAACGGTGGAGAACACGCTTCAAATACAATCGATTTCCAAGAATTCATGATTATGCCAGTTGGTGCAAAATCATTAAGAGAATCATTACAAATGGCTAACTTTGTTTTCCACAACTTAGCTAAATTACTTAAAAAACATGGACACGGTGTTCAAGTTGGTGATGAAGGTGGGTTTGCTCCTAACTTTAAATCACACGAGGAAGCTTTAGACTTCTTAGTTGAAGCTATTAAAGCAGCTGGTTATGTTCCTGCCAAAGAAGGTGACAAAGCTGTTGCTATTGCTATGGACTGTGCTTCAAGTGAATTATATGAAGATGGTGTTTATACATTCAAGAAATTAAAAGCAGCTATTGAAGAGAAAAAACCTGGTTTTGAACATTTAACAGATGTTAAATTAACTTATACATCTGATGAAATGGGTCAATACTTAAAAGATTTAGTTGCTAAATACCCAATTATTTCAATCGAAGATGGTTTTGCCGAAAGCGATTGAGCTGGATTTACAAAATTTACAGCTGAAATGGGTGATAAATTACAAATCGTTGGTGATGACTTAACAGTTACAAACACAGCTATCTTAAAACGTGCTATTGAAGAAAAATCAATGAACTCAATTTTAATTAAAATTAACCAAATCGGTTCATTAACAGAAACATTTGATGCTATTCAAATGGCTCAGAAAGCAAACATGACAGCAGTTGTTTCACACCGTTCAGGTGAAACAGAAGACACAACAATTGCTGATATTGCTGTAGCTATGAATGCTGGACAAATTAAAACTGGTTCAATGTCTCGTACAGACCGTATTGCTAAATACAATCGTTTATTAGCAATTGAAGAAGAATTAGAAAACTCAGCAGAATTCAAAGGTGTTAAAGCTTTTTACAACATTGTTAAATAATTAATTAAACAAAAAAATCCGGAGCTTATGCTCTGGATTTTTAAATCTTTCTTTCTTGACCCTTAATTAGTCTTTTAATGTTCTCAACATGTGTATAAAACATTAAAAGCACTGCTAAGACATATATAAACCCTTGTAAAGGATTTAAGTTATTTAATATGTTAATGTTGCTTGAATAAATACCATTTGATGCAAATGCAATAACTGAGTTATTAAATCAAGGTATGAAAACGAAAATTATCATAACGCTTGCAGTAAGCAATGATGCAAGTGAAACATATCTTTTTCAAAAATTAACCCAAAGAAAAATACTGCTGCTATTGGTAAAAAGATAATATTGTAACTAATTAACAATCCTAATGAAGAAGCAACTCCTTTACCGCCTTTGAAACCAAAGAAAATAGGAAAAATATGACCAATCACTGTTCCTAGTCCTGCTAATAAAGGTAGCCCATAAATTGTTCTTAATCCTTCTCAATATGGAGGCAGACCAATTCCATAAACTCCTACCACACTGCCATTTTGGTCAATTGAAGTTGCTAAATTACATCAATAAGTTAATCCGTAACCAATAGCTACTACTGAAATAGTTTTTATGACATCAATCATAAGAATCATAATTGCTATTTTTTTACCAAAAACCCTTAGAGAGTTAGTTGCACCTGCATTTTTTGAATGATAATCTCTAGGGTCTTTTTTCAGAATTTTACCAACTATGATGCTGGTGTTTAAAGACCCTATAATATAGCCAAAAACGACTAAAAATATGTTAAATAAAACTGAATTAAATGCGTTCATTTTGTT includes:
- the eno gene encoding phosphopyruvate hydratase → MSAIKKIHAREILDSRGNPTVEVEVYTEFGGYGIAKVPSGASTGSREALELRDKGSVYESNWFGGKGVMLAVDHVNNDIAPHLLGMEVTEQRKIDMKMCQLDGTENKSKFGANAILGVSLAVARAAANELQVPLYKYLGGFNAHELPVPMLNVINGGEHASNTIDFQEFMIMPVGAKSLRESLQMANFVFHNLAKLLKKHGHGVQVGDEGGFAPNFKSHEEALDFLVEAIKAAGYVPAKEGDKAVAIAMDCASSELYEDGVYTFKKLKAAIEEKKPGFEHLTDVKLTYTSDEMGQYLKDLVAKYPIISIEDGFAESDWAGFTKFTAEMGDKLQIVGDDLTVTNTAILKRAIEEKSMNSILIKINQIGSLTETFDAIQMAQKANMTAVVSHRSGETEDTTIADIAVAMNAGQIKTGSMSRTDRIAKYNRLLAIEEELENSAEFKGVKAFYNIVK
- a CDS encoding glycerol-3-phosphate acyltransferase gives rise to the protein MNAFNSVLFNIFLVVFGYIIGSLNTSIIVGKILKKDPRDYHSKNAGATNSLRVFGKKIAIMILMIDVIKTISVVAIGYGLTYWCNLATSIDQNGSVVGVYGIGLPPYWEGLRTIYGLPLLAGLGTVIGHIFPIFFGFKGGKGVASSLGLLISYNIIFLPIAAVFFFGLIFEKDMFHLHHCLLQALW